A window of the Bacteroides thetaiotaomicron VPI-5482 genome harbors these coding sequences:
- a CDS encoding NAD(P)H-dependent flavin oxidoreductase yields the protein MKSFFIGNIEIKVPVIQGGMGVGISLSGLASAVANEGGVGVISCAGLGLLYPKEKGTYTEKCISGLKEEIRKSRMKTKGIIGVNVMVALSNYADMVRTAINEKIDVIFSGAGLPLDLPSYLTTGSITKLVPIVSSSRAAKIICDKWQKNYNYLPDAIVVEGPKAGGHLGFKKEQLQDQNYALDVLIPEVVAIAASYKEQKHIPVIAAGGISTGEDIAHFMELGASGVQMGSIFVTTLECDASETFKEVYIHSKSEDVLIIESPVGMPGRAIDGEFIHSVNNGLEKPRKCSFHCIKTCDYTKSPYCIIKALYNAAKGNMKKGYAFAGSNAFLADKISSVKEVMNTLEREFFLATHKLV from the coding sequence ATGAAATCATTTTTTATAGGAAATATTGAAATTAAAGTACCTGTTATACAAGGTGGAATGGGAGTTGGGATATCATTGTCCGGTCTGGCGTCAGCAGTAGCAAACGAAGGGGGAGTGGGAGTTATATCGTGTGCAGGTCTGGGGTTGCTTTATCCCAAAGAAAAAGGCACTTATACAGAAAAATGCATCAGTGGCCTGAAAGAAGAGATTCGCAAATCACGCATGAAAACAAAAGGTATTATTGGTGTGAATGTCATGGTTGCCTTATCGAATTATGCTGATATGGTGCGTACTGCGATTAATGAAAAGATTGATGTGATATTTTCCGGTGCCGGACTTCCACTTGATTTGCCTTCCTATTTGACTACGGGGAGTATTACGAAATTAGTACCTATTGTATCTTCTTCAAGAGCTGCCAAAATAATCTGTGACAAATGGCAAAAGAATTATAACTATCTGCCGGATGCGATAGTGGTAGAAGGTCCCAAAGCCGGAGGGCATCTGGGTTTTAAGAAAGAACAGCTGCAAGACCAGAATTATGCGTTGGATGTATTGATTCCCGAAGTAGTGGCGATTGCGGCCAGTTATAAAGAACAGAAACATATTCCGGTGATTGCCGCCGGTGGAATTTCGACAGGTGAAGATATTGCGCACTTTATGGAACTGGGAGCTTCGGGAGTGCAGATGGGAAGTATTTTCGTGACAACCCTTGAATGTGATGCTTCGGAAACTTTCAAAGAAGTGTATATTCACTCCAAATCCGAAGATGTTCTTATTATTGAAAGTCCTGTCGGAATGCCGGGACGGGCTATTGACGGAGAATTTATTCATAGTGTGAATAATGGTCTGGAAAAGCCGAGGAAATGCTCATTCCATTGCATTAAGACGTGTGACTATACAAAAAGTCCTTATTGCATTATTAAAGCGCTGTATAATGCGGCCAAAGGAAATATGAAAAAAGGTTATGCTTTTGCCGGTAGCAACGCCTTTCTCGCAGATAAAATAAGCAGTGTGAAAGAAGTGATGAATACACTGGAACGCGAGTTTTTCTTAGCGACTCACAAACTGGTTTAA